A single genomic interval of Nocardioides nitrophenolicus harbors:
- a CDS encoding DICT sensory domain-containing protein — translation MDHDLDAAQPREEAGGELTIGELARRAGVSTAVLRMWESRHGFPTARRLASGHRRYAEAEIDLVRQVLRRKAAGTRLEVAIAEVTAGRSLASPSIFAELRRRHPELAVHRLRKSTLIALSWAIEDECCAVAERPVLFGAFQRGRFYEASAGRWAELARVARAAVVFADEWDPGTHAAGAPALVDLARDAPMRREWAVVCDAPDAAACLSAWELPGQWGVPDRERIFETVWTVDPGAVRDAARVAAAVAADAGLAEGDALLAELAEPPAPGSAPLAAVTALFNRVVLYVDRLG, via the coding sequence ATGGACCACGACCTCGACGCGGCGCAACCCCGGGAGGAGGCGGGCGGCGAGCTGACCATCGGCGAGCTCGCGCGCCGGGCCGGCGTGAGCACCGCCGTCCTGCGGATGTGGGAGTCACGTCACGGCTTCCCCACGGCCCGCCGGCTGGCCAGTGGCCATCGCCGCTACGCCGAGGCCGAGATCGATCTGGTCCGCCAGGTGCTGCGGCGCAAGGCCGCGGGGACCCGGCTCGAGGTGGCCATTGCCGAGGTGACGGCGGGCCGGTCCCTCGCCAGCCCGTCGATCTTCGCCGAGCTGCGTCGGCGGCATCCCGAGCTCGCGGTCCACCGGCTGCGCAAGTCCACCCTGATCGCCCTCTCCTGGGCCATCGAGGACGAGTGCTGCGCGGTCGCCGAGCGCCCCGTGCTCTTCGGCGCCTTCCAGCGGGGTCGGTTCTACGAGGCGTCCGCCGGCCGCTGGGCCGAGCTCGCCCGGGTGGCCCGCGCCGCGGTCGTGTTCGCCGACGAGTGGGACCCCGGCACCCACGCCGCCGGCGCGCCGGCCCTGGTCGACCTGGCCCGCGACGCCCCGATGCGGCGGGAGTGGGCCGTGGTGTGCGACGCGCCCGACGCGGCCGCCTGCCTGTCGGCCTGGGAGCTCCCCGGCCAGTGGGGCGTGCCGGACCGCGAGCGCATCTTCGAGACGGTCTGGACCGTCGATCCTGGCGCGGTCCGTGACGCGGCCCGGGTCGCGGCCGCCGTGGCCGCCGACGCGGGTCTCGCCGAGGGGGACGCGCTGCTCGCCGAGCTCGCCGAGCCGCCCGCGCCGGGCAGCGCCCCGCTGGCGGCCGTGACGGCGCTGTTCAACCGGGTCGTCCTGTACGTCGACCGGCTGGGCTGA
- a CDS encoding NAD(P)/FAD-dependent oxidoreductase: MTAPAVVVGAGLAGLAAALRLHRAGVTVVVLEAGDDLGGRVRSDVVDGFVIDRGFQVLNTAYPALRRSVDLAELDLRPLPRGVRLRRAGRLHDLPHPAASPTAPLRALTSSATGPRGKAALALYAGGLLASRPSALERRPDVSTGEAWATLPSGLVRDLLAPFVSGVVLEDELTTSRVFTDLVLRTFATGRSALPATGMRALPRALARQLPRGAVRLGSPVAEVGPREVVLTDGTTFEASAVVVATDPWTAPNLVPALGRPPMPRGVTTYYFAAEPWRGLDGTLTVDADGSGVTNSVVLSASAPSYAPDGLALVATSVLHTGGRARLAADAARRAAAALHRAPDDDWELVAVRDVPFALPAMPAPHPLRRPAYLAEAGVWVAGDHRDTSSIQGALASGERVARSVLRHLAADPTPGRRP; the protein is encoded by the coding sequence ATGACCGCTCCCGCCGTCGTCGTCGGCGCCGGGCTCGCCGGGCTGGCCGCCGCCCTCCGGCTGCACCGCGCGGGCGTCACGGTCGTCGTGCTCGAGGCCGGGGACGACCTGGGCGGACGGGTGCGCAGCGACGTCGTGGACGGGTTCGTCATCGACCGGGGCTTCCAGGTGCTCAACACCGCCTATCCCGCGCTGCGACGGTCCGTGGACCTGGCCGAGCTGGACCTGCGCCCGCTCCCCCGCGGGGTGCGCCTACGGCGCGCGGGCCGGCTGCACGACCTGCCCCACCCGGCCGCCTCACCCACCGCCCCGCTGCGCGCCCTGACCTCGTCGGCCACCGGACCGCGCGGCAAGGCCGCGCTCGCGCTCTACGCCGGCGGCCTGCTCGCCAGCCGACCGAGCGCCCTCGAGCGGCGGCCCGACGTCTCGACCGGCGAGGCCTGGGCCACCCTGCCCTCCGGCCTGGTCCGCGACCTGCTGGCGCCCTTCGTCTCCGGGGTGGTCCTCGAGGACGAGCTGACGACCAGCCGGGTGTTCACCGACCTGGTCCTGCGCACCTTCGCCACCGGCCGGTCGGCGCTGCCCGCCACCGGCATGCGGGCGCTGCCGCGAGCACTCGCCCGGCAGCTGCCCCGCGGAGCGGTCCGGCTCGGCAGCCCGGTCGCCGAGGTCGGCCCGCGGGAGGTCGTGCTCACCGACGGCACCACCTTCGAGGCGAGCGCGGTCGTGGTGGCCACCGACCCGTGGACCGCCCCTAACCTGGTGCCGGCCCTCGGCCGCCCGCCGATGCCGCGCGGCGTGACGACCTACTACTTCGCGGCCGAGCCCTGGCGCGGGCTCGACGGCACGCTCACCGTGGACGCCGACGGCTCCGGGGTCACCAACTCGGTCGTCCTGAGCGCGTCGGCGCCGTCCTACGCCCCCGATGGTCTGGCGCTGGTCGCGACCTCGGTGCTGCACACCGGCGGCCGGGCGCGGCTCGCGGCCGACGCGGCGCGCCGGGCCGCGGCCGCACTGCACCGGGCACCCGACGACGACTGGGAGCTGGTCGCGGTCCGCGACGTCCCGTTCGCGCTGCCCGCCATGCCCGCGCCGCACCCGCTGCGCCGGCCGGCGTACCTGGCCGAGGCGGGGGTGTGGGTCGCGGGCGACCACCGCGACACCAGCTCGATCCAGGGCGCGCTGGCGTCCGGGGAGCGGGTCGCCCGGTCGGTGCTGCGGCACCTGGCCGCCGACCCGACGCCCGGGAGGAGGCCGTGA
- a CDS encoding NAD(P)H-binding protein: MSTAAAPVLVAGGTGFVGRRLVAALVEEGRDVRVMTRHPNRYAGPGTAVHGDVAEPATLDPALAGCAAAYYLVHSLGSADFRTRDARAAEAFGVRAARAGVSQLVYLGGLGKDDDRLSDHLRSRREVESLLGVGGVPVTVLRAGIVVGHGGISWEITRQLVEHLPAMVTPRWVRTRTQPIAVADVVRYLLGVLGRPEAAGRVFEIGGPDVLEYAEMLQRVAAIEGRRLPIVPVPLLTPGLSSRWLALVTDVDARAGRNLVDSMVNEVVVTDTSVRDVVPLRPMSYDDAVRAALMERAASR; this comes from the coding sequence GTGAGCACCGCGGCCGCGCCGGTCCTGGTCGCCGGCGGCACCGGCTTCGTCGGCCGCCGCCTGGTCGCCGCGCTCGTCGAGGAGGGCCGCGACGTGCGCGTGATGACCCGGCATCCCAATCGGTACGCCGGCCCCGGGACCGCCGTGCACGGCGACGTCGCCGAGCCCGCGACCCTCGACCCGGCGCTCGCCGGCTGCGCGGCGGCGTACTACCTGGTCCACTCGCTCGGGAGTGCCGACTTCCGGACGAGGGATGCCCGCGCCGCGGAGGCCTTCGGCGTCCGGGCGGCACGGGCCGGGGTGAGCCAGCTGGTCTATCTCGGCGGCCTCGGCAAGGACGACGACCGGCTCTCGGACCACCTGCGCAGCCGGCGCGAGGTCGAGTCCCTCCTCGGCGTCGGCGGCGTGCCGGTCACGGTGTTGCGCGCCGGCATCGTCGTCGGGCACGGCGGCATCTCCTGGGAGATCACCCGCCAGCTCGTCGAGCACCTGCCCGCCATGGTGACCCCGCGTTGGGTGCGCACCCGCACCCAGCCGATCGCCGTCGCCGACGTGGTGCGCTACCTGCTCGGCGTCCTCGGGCGCCCGGAGGCGGCCGGCCGGGTGTTCGAGATCGGCGGCCCCGACGTGCTCGAGTACGCCGAGATGCTGCAGCGGGTCGCCGCGATCGAGGGCCGCCGGCTGCCCATCGTGCCCGTCCCGCTGCTGACGCCCGGCCTGTCCTCCCGGTGGCTGGCGCTGGTCACCGACGTGGACGCCCGGGCGGGGCGCAACCTGGTGGACTCGATGGTCAACGAGGTCGTGGTCACCGACACCAGCGTGCGCGACGTCGTACCCTTGCGGCCGATGTCGTACGACGACGCGGTCCGGGCCGCCCTGATGGAGCGCGCGGCGA